Within the Indicator indicator isolate 239-I01 chromosome 26, UM_Iind_1.1, whole genome shotgun sequence genome, the region TAAAAtcggaggaggaaagaaaaggaagcaggaaTTTGGACACAGTGAACCAAAGGAAGACCCATTAAGAGgaagtctttttcttttgctggttTCTTGGGGAATTTTTTAACACGCTTCTTATTCGTAGGTAAACACCTGTTGATTCTGCCATATTTTCAAATTCAAATGGTGTTATGCCTGCAGCAAACTTGCTCATGTCAGGAACAAGACTGGAGTTTTTTGCAGATGATTCAATGCTTGTGACCACTTTACTACCACTTGTATTTTCTTCATTGTTAATCTtacagctgggagcaggcacgGTGTTATTCAGTAAACCTTCGGAATCTGCATTATCAGGATTTTCCTCTACATTAAATAAACCATCTCCTGGATTAGGACTAGCTATAGAAGGTTCATTTTCTGGTACCTGTTCACAGATGTCAGATAACCTAGTTTCCACTGTAATCACCTTATCAGATGATCTTACTTCTGCAACAAGATCTACTTCATTCCTAGATGGTGATGATGTCACAGAGTTTCCAGTTAAAGGTGTATCAACAGGAATATCAGAGTCACTATTTGTGCTTTCTGCCTGCTCTAGTGCTGCCCAGATTAATCGCTGCTGTTCCTCCAGCTCTTCCAAGGTCAGGGTATCCTCATCCATGACTGAGTCCACTATTTTTGCCTGTGAAGTATCACTGGAAGCATTGTGTGGCGGAATAGTCCTAGAAAGAGGGGTACGGGTGGGCGTTGAAGGTTGAGATTGTGTAAGATTTTGTGGAGGTGTTCCTCGTGGTAAAGGAGGAGGAGTTGATGGATGTCCAGGTGGCAGTGGAGGTTGGAACTGAAAACTGTTGGGAGTTTGAGATCTTTGTGATGCTTCCAGATCTAGAAAGAGATTGAAAGACATCTCttacaatctaaaatatgacTAGGGCAAGATTCCAAGTGCCAATGAATTGATTTACTACCACTCTTTTTAAGTCTTCACACCCTAGGTTTTCAGCTGAGGTACAACAAACTTTTGGGAAGTTTTATTATCCACAGAAACTGTGTTTCGGAGGATTTTAATTCTGCTAGTCagtcaagagggaaaaaaagagagagagagagaaaatactcTTGAAAGTATTTGAGTGCAAACTTACTCCACACTGAGACACACTGAAGGATTTCCTCATAGGAAATCCAAAAGGAAAGCCAGAATTTTCTCCATCTCTATCCATTCTAACATTTAAACAACACTGCAAATTCTTCTGGGAGTTTGAGTAATTTTGAAGAAGTCATCAGCTTGTAGCTTTCTACATTATTTCACCTAAATATTTAAGAATTAGGAGGTTTTCATAACAGAAGTTTCTTAAGGATATACCTGAAGTATAGGATATTGGAATTTGTAACCTAGTATTTCAATTGCTCTGAACACACTTGGAACCTCCTGCCTGGAAGACAGGGCAATCACAGCAACAGAGATTGTTGCTGGTAGAGGCCCAAATGAAATTACAGTAGGACTCTGGTGGCATTTGATGGCAGTTACATTAATTATGACCGTAACAAACATTATTACACTGGTTTCTTTTTAGGAGCACTAACATTTACACCCAGAACAAGTTATTTTGgaaacagaaatttaaaaaaaggaaaaaatattggaGAATAACTATACCAGAGTCTAGGTCCATGTCAGCTGCTGGTACCTCCAAATTGTCATCTTTCAGACGTTTTGAATGAGGAGACTTTGACTGAGATGCAGCCCTTTTACTGCTAGATTTTGGACTTGGCTGAAGAGAAATTAtccaggaaaagagaagaaattagtATTAAATTGTACACCGTAACATCTCCAGCTGTAAGAACATATttgaagcaatttaataacTACACAATCATTTGGCAACCCTGTGTGTAAACTAGGCATTCAAGTTTGAGAGATTTACAGTTCTTTCAGCTGCATTAATCTTGCTCAGGTGTAAGTGGCCAAAGAAAGGGCTATTTTCATGACATGGGATTACAAGCAAGTTTCCATCTGGCCACCAGGATCTTATGGAAATATCACAACTCAAGTACAGCACATCCCTTCCAGAGAGGCTTGGAGTTTAGTGTTTAATTCCATAGAGCACTAAACTTTGGGActgagagcagagcacacaTCCTCCATCCTTACCTGGAAGTATTCTGCAGTAGGTAACACAGGGCTAGAGACACACTGAAGACAACTTGAGAATGAAAGAGAACAGGACTACCATGTGTTTTCTCAAGCCAATGTAGTAAGATTCCTGTAAATCATGACTATGGCAATTAAGTTTTTAACTTATAAGGAAGTCTGGAGCCAAGACAGCTTTTAGGCTGCAAAAGTTTATAGCAACATTTTTTCACAACTGTTAATAAAATACTGCACAAGTGGGATCTGCTTATGCTAACTGAAAAAATGGAATGGGTTCTAAACATGAAGCTCTTTTTGACAGAACAGGTAAGCCAAGCATGGACACTTCATGCCTACTAGCATCAACAGACATGTGCAAAACAGAGGATATAAATAAGAGCTCACCAGTGGCTACACTAGCTACAAGACAACTaattgtttttggggttttttttgcaaataaCAATGGGGTATTTACCGCATGAAAATTAGAAAGGTAGTGAGCAAAAACATCCTTCTGTTGAGAGGGCTGCATGGGGATGGAACCAAACATCTGCCATTcctacagcaagaaaaaaaaagaaagaaataatgttGCATATCACTGGCTAAGAACACGACAGTAAAACTTAAACTGAGAGATTAATAAGCCAAAATGAATTTAAGTTCTCGTCAAAAGCCTCATGTATCACAGAAAATAGATCTTCAGTAGTAACTTCTGGCCAGCCAAAGTACTCTCACCTGTGAACACAGGCCAACTGATGCAATGCACTGTGACTGGGGTAGTAGGAAGAATGGGGGTTTAAAAGTCACCTTTACGAAACGTTAACCTTTTCACAGCAACTACTCTACATTTGTAACACAACTACAACCTTTCCCTTGAAATAACTGTTCAGACAGTAAAAGCCCTAGTTTGAAAAACTTAGGGTTTTTTGTAAAAACAAGTGTTTTTTCTGGAGGACAGATCTTTGGTTAAGAATACCCAAAGAAACCATACATTTGGAGGCCACTAAACGGGCAAACATAACGTGTAAGAGAGATTGCACTAACACTTCTTTCTAATTCACAGACATTAACATCAGTGATGAAGTGCACTAAAAACAGGTTAAATTCTTCTGAAAGCCAAAGTTCAGCAGCAGCGACTGTAAGAGGAGACTCCTTGTGTGCTCTATAGTTAAAAAGGCATCCACTACATAGCTCTCCTGATACAATTTGTTGTTTTAGCTATTGCAAAGCTTCCCAGATGTTATGCAATAGTCTGATGTAGTTTTCTATGGTTGAAATTATAACACTCCCAGTAATCTTCGAATTCCAAGATGTTCAGAAAACATAGATGCATGGAAGGAAGAGGCATTCATGTGACGTTTTGTGTTTAAAAACCCCTGAATTAGCCTTCTAGGCTCCCCTTGGTTTCACAATGGAAATAACCACCACAAAAGCACTGTCAGATCCTAGCCACATGAGTCCTAACAGGTATCAAATAGATGGATGTCATTTC harbors:
- the ZCCHC8 gene encoding zinc finger CCHC domain-containing protein 8 isoform X1; protein product: MNNVISKEYHQEIEDFVFNLVQKYQEQKRSEHEKTHFNVKPQPSSVLLEEDYKTASLNSAKKIKEAFSVVGSVLYFTNFCLDKLGQPILNENPQLTEGWEIPKYQQVFSQILSLDGQEIQVKPKSRPKPHCFNCGSEDHQMKDCPKPRNAARISEKRKEFMEACGEASNQNFQQRYHAEEVEERFGKFKPGVISGELQDALGVTDKSLPPFIYRMRQLGYPPGWLKEAEMEHSGLALYDGKDDDGTEDEGSCQPKRTTYDVSKLINYPGFNTSTPSGIPDEWQMFGSIPMQPSQQKDVFAHYLSNFHAPSPKSSSKRAASQSKSPHSKRLKDDNLEVPAADMDLDSDLEASQRSQTPNSFQFQPPLPPGHPSTPPPLPRGTPPQNLTQSQPSTPTRTPLSRTIPPHNASSDTSQAKIVDSVMDEDTLTLEELEEQQRLIWAALEQAESTNSDSDIPVDTPLTGNSVTSSPSRNEVDLVAEVRSSDKVITVETRLSDICEQVPENEPSIASPNPGDGLFNVEENPDNADSEGLLNNTVPAPSCKINNEENTSGSKVVTSIESSAKNSSLVPDMSKFAAGITPFEFENMAESTGVYLRIRSVLKNSPRNQQKKKTSS
- the ZCCHC8 gene encoding zinc finger CCHC domain-containing protein 8 isoform X2; the protein is MNNVISKEYHQEIEDFVFNLVQKYQEQKRSEHEKTHFNVKPQPSSVLLEEDYKTASLNSAKKIKEAFSVVGSVLYFTNFCLDKLGQPILNENPQLTEGWEIPKYQQVFSQILSLDGQEIQVKPKRPKPHCFNCGSEDHQMKDCPKPRNAARISEKRKEFMEACGEASNQNFQQRYHAEEVEERFGKFKPGVISGELQDALGVTDKSLPPFIYRMRQLGYPPGWLKEAEMEHSGLALYDGKDDDGTEDEGSCQPKRTTYDVSKLINYPGFNTSTPSGIPDEWQMFGSIPMQPSQQKDVFAHYLSNFHAPSPKSSSKRAASQSKSPHSKRLKDDNLEVPAADMDLDSDLEASQRSQTPNSFQFQPPLPPGHPSTPPPLPRGTPPQNLTQSQPSTPTRTPLSRTIPPHNASSDTSQAKIVDSVMDEDTLTLEELEEQQRLIWAALEQAESTNSDSDIPVDTPLTGNSVTSSPSRNEVDLVAEVRSSDKVITVETRLSDICEQVPENEPSIASPNPGDGLFNVEENPDNADSEGLLNNTVPAPSCKINNEENTSGSKVVTSIESSAKNSSLVPDMSKFAAGITPFEFENMAESTGVYLRIRSVLKNSPRNQQKKKTSS